A part of Variovorax sp. HW608 genomic DNA contains:
- a CDS encoding ATP-binding cassette domain-containing protein produces the protein MSAAAPALAGRGLHKRFQIKGVAEPTRALDDVTLEVPAGRLTALVGPDGAGKTTLLRLTAGLMSADEGSLSVLGIDVAKDPQSVQDRISYMPQRFGLYEDLSVQENLDLYADLHGVGKSARRDRYARLMEMTDLGRFTDRPAGKLSGGMKQKLGLACTLVRSPALLLLDEPTVGVDPLSRRELWEIVQQLVDEEHLSVIVSTAYLDEAERCAQVFVLQGGKLIAQGAPAEIRDNARDLCFIATPPKGTAPRTLQAKLLDAPASIIDAVPQGGEVRFVRRPDANADAVDALLEGAPVESVPARLEDGFMVLLRAQRAKAKAAAPQAAATTPGTPNGDAKHDVVIEVKDLVRKFGDFTAVASTSFDVRRGEIFGLLGPNGAGKTTTFRMLCGLLPASSGFLQVAGVNLRTARAHARSKIGYVSQKFALYGNLTVAENLNFFGGAYGLRGDRLHERMQTVLHQFDLVGQEHATSGQLPGGFKQRLAMATGLLHEPEILFLDEPTSGTDPLARREFWRRITALAEAGVTVIITTHFMEEAEYCDRIVIQDAGKLLAIGTPHQVRVQAGSAADSRLSMEQAFIDIVMQAREANHAPAPGATA, from the coding sequence ATGTCCGCCGCCGCGCCGGCGCTCGCGGGCCGCGGCCTGCACAAGCGCTTCCAGATCAAGGGCGTCGCCGAGCCGACCCGCGCGCTCGACGACGTGACGCTCGAAGTGCCGGCCGGCAGGCTCACCGCGCTGGTCGGGCCCGACGGCGCGGGCAAGACCACGCTGCTGCGCCTCACCGCCGGCTTGATGAGCGCGGACGAAGGCTCGCTCAGCGTGCTCGGCATCGATGTCGCGAAAGACCCGCAATCGGTGCAGGACCGCATCAGCTACATGCCGCAGCGCTTCGGTCTCTACGAAGACCTGAGCGTGCAGGAAAACCTCGACCTCTATGCCGACCTGCACGGCGTGGGCAAGTCGGCGCGCCGCGATCGCTACGCGCGGCTGATGGAGATGACCGACCTCGGGCGCTTCACCGACCGCCCCGCGGGCAAGCTCTCCGGCGGCATGAAGCAGAAGCTCGGCCTCGCCTGCACGCTGGTGCGCTCGCCGGCGTTGCTGCTGCTCGACGAGCCCACGGTCGGCGTCGATCCGCTCTCGCGGCGCGAGCTGTGGGAGATCGTGCAGCAGCTCGTCGATGAGGAACATCTCTCGGTGATCGTGAGCACCGCCTACCTCGACGAGGCCGAGCGCTGCGCGCAGGTGTTCGTGCTGCAGGGCGGCAAGCTCATCGCACAGGGTGCGCCGGCCGAGATCCGCGACAACGCGAGGGACCTCTGCTTCATCGCCACGCCGCCGAAGGGCACGGCCCCGCGCACCTTGCAGGCGAAGCTGCTCGATGCGCCGGCTTCGATCATCGATGCGGTGCCGCAGGGCGGCGAGGTGCGCTTCGTCCGCCGGCCCGATGCGAATGCGGATGCGGTCGATGCCTTGCTCGAAGGCGCGCCGGTCGAATCCGTTCCGGCGCGCCTCGAGGACGGTTTCATGGTGCTGCTGCGCGCGCAGCGGGCCAAGGCAAAGGCCGCGGCGCCGCAAGCTGCGGCCACGACACCCGGCACGCCCAACGGCGACGCGAAGCACGACGTCGTCATCGAGGTCAAGGACCTGGTGCGCAAGTTCGGCGACTTCACCGCCGTCGCGAGCACCAGCTTCGATGTGCGGCGCGGCGAGATCTTCGGCCTGCTCGGGCCCAACGGTGCGGGCAAGACGACCACCTTCCGCATGCTCTGCGGACTGCTGCCCGCGAGCAGCGGCTTCCTGCAGGTGGCCGGCGTGAACCTGCGCACCGCGCGCGCCCACGCGCGCAGCAAGATCGGCTACGTCTCGCAGAAGTTCGCGCTGTACGGCAACCTCACCGTCGCGGAGAACCTGAACTTCTTCGGCGGCGCCTACGGCCTGCGCGGCGACCGGCTGCACGAGCGCATGCAAACGGTGCTGCATCAGTTCGACCTCGTCGGCCAGGAACACGCCACCAGCGGCCAGCTCCCCGGCGGCTTCAAGCAGCGTCTCGCGATGGCGACCGGCCTGCTGCACGAGCCGGAGATCCTGTTCCTCGACGAGCCCACCAGCGGCACCGATCCGCTCGCGCGGCGCGAGTTCTGGCGGCGCATCACCGCGCTCGCCGAAGCGGGCGTGACCGTCATCATCACCACGCACTTCATGGAAGAGGCCGAGTACTGCGACCGCATCGTGATCCAGGACGCAGGCAAGCTCCTCGCCATCGGCACGCCGCACCAGGTGCGCGTGCAGGCCGGCAGCGCAGCGGACAGCCGGCTCAGCATGGAACAGGCCTTCATCGACATCGTGATGCAGGCGCGCGAAGCCAATCACGCGCCGGCGCCGGGAGCGACCGCATGA
- a CDS encoding HlyD family efflux transporter periplasmic adaptor subunit, whose product MNKKPIILGAIVLVAAAALAAWFFNRQPANPHELVLYGNVDLRQVSLAFNGAERIGRLNVQEGDRVSAGQVLGELDTRTLELQIAQSEAQIAVQEQVLQKLKTGSRPEEIAQSRAQVAAAQADAELARQQLERLQSIRQTTAGRAVSQQDLDAAQARHKMALAQLENARKAQQLVVTGPRKEDIAQAQAQLDVAVASLAVLKHQLDQAQLRAPINAVVRARLMEPGDMASPQRPVFTLAITDPKWVRAYVTEADLGRVRPGMAATLHTDSHPSQPLTGRVGYISSVAEFTPKTVQTEELRSSLVYEIRVLADDPEDRLRLGMPVTVRIALDGNAAGAASNTPNAAIAGSKP is encoded by the coding sequence ATGAACAAGAAGCCGATCATCCTCGGGGCCATCGTTCTCGTGGCAGCAGCCGCGCTCGCGGCATGGTTCTTCAACCGCCAGCCCGCCAACCCGCACGAGCTGGTGCTCTACGGCAATGTCGATCTGCGCCAGGTGTCGCTCGCCTTCAACGGCGCGGAGCGCATCGGCAGGCTCAACGTGCAGGAAGGCGATCGCGTCAGCGCCGGCCAGGTGCTCGGCGAGCTCGACACGCGCACGCTGGAACTGCAGATCGCCCAGTCCGAGGCGCAGATCGCGGTGCAGGAGCAGGTGCTGCAGAAGCTCAAGACCGGCAGCCGCCCAGAAGAGATCGCGCAGTCGCGTGCGCAGGTTGCGGCGGCGCAGGCCGATGCCGAGCTCGCACGGCAGCAGCTCGAGCGGCTTCAATCGATCCGCCAGACCACCGCCGGGCGCGCGGTGAGCCAGCAGGACCTCGATGCCGCGCAGGCGCGCCACAAGATGGCGCTGGCGCAACTGGAGAACGCGCGCAAGGCGCAGCAGCTCGTCGTCACCGGCCCGCGCAAGGAAGACATCGCGCAGGCCCAGGCGCAGCTCGACGTGGCGGTCGCATCGCTCGCGGTTCTCAAGCACCAGTTGGACCAGGCGCAGCTGCGGGCGCCGATCAACGCGGTGGTGCGCGCACGGCTGATGGAGCCCGGCGACATGGCCTCGCCGCAGCGGCCGGTGTTCACGCTCGCGATCACCGATCCCAAATGGGTGCGCGCCTACGTGACCGAAGCGGACCTCGGGCGCGTGAGGCCCGGCATGGCGGCCACGCTGCACACCGACAGCCATCCGAGCCAGCCGCTCACCGGCCGGGTCGGCTACATCTCGTCGGTCGCGGAATTCACCCCCAAGACCGTGCAGACCGAGGAATTGCGCAGCAGCCTGGTCTACGAGATCCGCGTGCTCGCCGACGACCCCGAGGACCGGCTGCGGCTCGGCATGCCGGTGACGGTGCGCATCGCGCTCGATGGCAACGCCGCAGGCGCCGCCAGCAACACCCCCAACGCGGCGATCGCCGGGAGCAAGCCCTGA
- a CDS encoding TetR/AcrR family transcriptional regulator has protein sequence MAVTARRKSPTPARRAQRPDGDATRLHLIETAGQVFAERGLAEATSKEICERAGVPLASVNYHFGSRDGLYEAVLIAAHQQLIGLEELVALVQGTEDPETRLRTVLTHFVRFATNANPPWGFRVVLREIMNPSAAMPALIEKAVRPKSQFMRALVSEVMGLPPEHPSAQRGVVFALLPCLAIMIIPREVPARLLPALGKDSEGLAEELMRYVMAGLAAMASAQKPAAKPARSPARAARREKA, from the coding sequence ATGGCAGTCACAGCAAGAAGGAAATCTCCCACGCCTGCCCGCCGGGCGCAACGGCCGGATGGCGATGCGACGCGCCTGCACCTCATCGAGACGGCCGGGCAGGTCTTCGCCGAACGCGGCCTGGCCGAGGCCACGAGCAAGGAGATCTGCGAACGCGCGGGCGTGCCGCTCGCGTCGGTCAACTATCACTTCGGCAGCCGCGACGGTCTCTACGAAGCGGTGCTGATCGCGGCGCACCAGCAGTTGATCGGCCTCGAGGAGCTGGTGGCGCTGGTCCAGGGCACCGAGGATCCCGAGACCCGGCTGCGCACGGTGTTGACGCACTTCGTGCGCTTCGCTACGAACGCGAATCCGCCCTGGGGCTTTCGTGTCGTGCTGCGCGAGATCATGAATCCCTCCGCCGCGATGCCTGCACTGATCGAGAAGGCGGTGCGGCCCAAGTCCCAGTTCATGCGCGCTCTGGTGAGCGAGGTGATGGGGCTGCCGCCCGAGCACCCGAGCGCCCAGCGCGGCGTGGTCTTCGCGCTGCTGCCATGCCTCGCGATCATGATCATCCCGAGGGAAGTCCCGGCCAGGCTGCTGCCGGCGCTCGGCAAGGACAGCGAGGGCCTCGCCGAGGAACTCATGCGCTACGTGATGGCGGGACTGGCCGCGATGGCGAGCGCGCAGAAGCCGGCTGCGAAACCGGCGCGCTCGCCTGCGCGAGCAGCCAGACGCGAAAAAGCGTGA
- a CDS encoding LysR substrate-binding domain-containing protein, with product MRRKIPSTQSLVCFEAAARHESYTRAAQELALTQSAVSRQITALEDFLGIALFRRTRHGVALTPAGADYARQIARQLDTMERDTLDAMARQGQGGSLQLAAVPTFATRWLIPRLPDFAAKHPDITVHIETRTRPFLFNDTPFDAAIYAGTAAQTANWAGTKSTVLIEEDVIPVCSPALLAGRKALSPAAIARMPLLQQSTRPEGWRQWFDAQGVDAPRAHSGPRYELFSMIAIAAAHGLGVALMPTLAIRNEIARGELVIACDRPLRGERSYYLVTPAVDDERPALTLFRVWLLAQASAPVSQPASARSPSRPVPPSRSA from the coding sequence ATGCGCCGCAAGATCCCTTCCACCCAGTCGCTCGTCTGCTTCGAGGCCGCCGCGCGCCACGAGAGCTACACGCGCGCGGCGCAGGAACTCGCGCTCACGCAGAGCGCGGTGTCGCGCCAGATCACCGCGCTGGAGGACTTCCTCGGCATCGCCCTCTTCCGCCGCACCCGGCACGGTGTCGCGCTGACGCCGGCCGGCGCCGACTATGCGCGCCAGATCGCGCGCCAGCTCGACACCATGGAGCGCGATACGCTCGACGCGATGGCGCGGCAGGGCCAGGGCGGCTCGCTGCAGCTCGCGGCGGTGCCCACCTTCGCGACGCGCTGGCTCATTCCGCGCCTGCCGGATTTCGCGGCGAAGCATCCGGACATCACGGTGCACATCGAGACGCGCACGCGGCCCTTCCTCTTCAACGACACGCCATTCGATGCCGCGATCTACGCCGGCACCGCCGCGCAGACCGCCAACTGGGCCGGCACGAAATCGACCGTGCTCATCGAGGAAGACGTGATCCCGGTGTGCAGCCCGGCGCTGCTGGCCGGCCGCAAGGCGCTCTCGCCGGCCGCGATCGCGCGCATGCCGCTCTTGCAGCAGAGCACCCGGCCCGAGGGCTGGCGGCAGTGGTTCGACGCCCAGGGCGTCGATGCGCCGCGCGCCCACAGCGGGCCGCGCTACGAGCTGTTCTCGATGATCGCCATCGCCGCCGCGCACGGGCTCGGGGTGGCGCTGATGCCGACGCTGGCCATCCGGAACGAGATCGCGCGCGGCGAGCTCGTCATCGCCTGCGACCGCCCCCTGCGCGGCGAACGCAGCTACTACCTCGTGACGCCCGCCGTCGACGACGAGCGCCCGGCGCTCACGCTTTTTCGCGTCTGGCTGCTCGCGCAGGCGAGCGCGCCGGTTTCGCAGCCGGCTTCTGCGCGCTCGCCATCGCGGCCAGTCCCGCCATCACGTAGCGCATGA
- a CDS encoding acyl-CoA dehydrogenase translates to MAIKNAPFQWDDALLLDQQLTDEERMVRDAANAYCQERLAPRVLEGFRKGETDPAVFREMGALGLLGPTIPEQYGGPGLNYVCYGLIAREVERVDSGFRSMASVQSSLVMVPINEFGTEAQKQKYLPKLATGEWIGCFGLTEPDHGSDPGSMVTRAKKVPGGYALTGNKMWISNSPIADVFVVWAKEVTEGGTVGPIRGFVLEKGMKGLSAPAIHGKVGLRASITGEIVMDNVFCPEENAFPEVRGLKGPFTCLNSARYGISWGALGAAEDCWHRARTYTMERKQFGRPLAANQLIQKKLADMQTEITLGLQGCLRLGRMKDEGTASVEVTSLLKRNSCGKALDIARLARDMMGGNGISDEFGVARHLVNLEVVNTYEGTHDIHALILGRAQTGIAAFAN, encoded by the coding sequence ATGGCCATCAAGAACGCCCCTTTCCAATGGGACGACGCCCTCCTGCTCGATCAGCAGCTCACCGACGAAGAGCGCATGGTGCGCGACGCCGCCAATGCCTACTGCCAGGAGCGCCTCGCGCCGCGCGTGCTCGAAGGTTTCCGCAAGGGTGAGACCGACCCGGCCGTCTTCCGCGAGATGGGCGCCCTCGGCCTCCTGGGCCCGACGATTCCCGAGCAATACGGCGGCCCCGGCCTCAACTACGTCTGCTATGGCCTCATCGCGCGCGAGGTCGAGCGCGTCGATTCGGGCTTCCGTTCGATGGCCAGCGTGCAGAGCTCGCTGGTGATGGTGCCGATCAACGAATTCGGCACCGAGGCGCAGAAGCAGAAGTACCTGCCCAAGCTCGCCACCGGCGAATGGATCGGCTGCTTCGGCCTCACCGAGCCCGACCACGGCTCCGACCCCGGCAGCATGGTCACCCGCGCGAAGAAGGTGCCGGGCGGCTACGCGCTCACCGGCAACAAGATGTGGATCAGCAACAGCCCGATCGCCGACGTGTTCGTGGTCTGGGCCAAGGAAGTCACCGAAGGCGGCACCGTCGGCCCGATCCGCGGCTTCGTGCTCGAAAAGGGCATGAAGGGCCTGAGCGCGCCGGCGATCCACGGCAAGGTCGGCCTGCGCGCCTCGATCACCGGCGAGATCGTCATGGACAACGTGTTCTGCCCCGAAGAGAACGCCTTCCCCGAAGTGCGCGGCCTCAAGGGCCCGTTCACCTGCCTCAACAGCGCGCGCTACGGCATCTCGTGGGGCGCGCTCGGCGCGGCGGAAGACTGCTGGCACCGTGCCCGCACCTACACGATGGAGCGCAAGCAGTTCGGCCGCCCGCTGGCGGCCAACCAGCTCATCCAGAAGAAGCTCGCCGACATGCAGACCGAGATCACGCTGGGCCTGCAAGGGTGCCTGCGCCTCGGCCGCATGAAGGACGAAGGCACCGCCTCGGTCGAAGTCACTTCGCTGCTCAAGCGCAACTCGTGCGGCAAGGCGCTGGACATCGCGCGCCTGGCCCGCGACATGATGGGCGGCAACGGCATCAGCGACGAGTTCGGCGTGGCGCGCCATCTGGTCAACCTCGAGGTGGTCAACACCTACGAGGGCACGCACGACATCCACGCGCTGATCCTCGGCCGCGCACAAACGGGCATCGCTGCCTTCGCCAACTGA
- a CDS encoding CaiB/BaiF CoA transferase family protein, with protein MSAQAATQGALAGIKVLDLSRVLAGPWCTQILADLGADVVKIERPGVGDDTRTWGPPFLKDAEGNDTNQAVYFTACNRNKRSVTIDMATPDGQALLRQMAAESDIVVENFKTGGLKQYGLDHESLRELNPRLIYCSVTGFGHDGPHANRAGYDLMIQATTGMMSITGRPDDVPGGGPLRVGVALTDLFTGVYASTAILAALEVRHRTGEGQHIDMALLDVGMAILANQASAFLNTGVAPRRQGNTHPSLAPYQDFHTKDGSMLLAIGNNGQFARFCEAAGHPEWAADPRFATNPLRVRHREVLIPQMEEITRTRTTADWIALLEDKAVPCGPINDIGQAFDDEQVKARGLAVTLPRNAGDGIESITGVASPLRLQSTPPVLRNAPPALGQHTDEVLAELGIDPQRRAALRDAGVV; from the coding sequence ATGAGCGCACAGGCCGCAACGCAGGGCGCCCTCGCGGGCATCAAGGTTCTCGATCTGTCCCGCGTGCTCGCGGGGCCGTGGTGCACCCAGATCCTCGCGGACCTGGGCGCCGACGTGGTCAAGATCGAGCGCCCCGGCGTGGGCGACGACACGCGCACCTGGGGCCCGCCCTTCCTGAAGGACGCCGAGGGGAACGACACGAACCAGGCGGTCTACTTCACCGCCTGCAACCGCAACAAGCGTTCGGTCACCATCGACATGGCCACCCCCGACGGGCAGGCGCTGCTCAGGCAGATGGCGGCAGAGAGCGACATCGTGGTCGAGAACTTCAAGACCGGCGGGCTCAAGCAGTACGGGCTCGACCACGAGAGCCTGCGCGAGCTCAACCCGCGCCTCATCTACTGCAGCGTGACCGGTTTCGGCCACGACGGCCCGCACGCAAACCGCGCCGGCTACGACCTGATGATCCAGGCCACCACCGGCATGATGAGCATCACCGGCCGCCCCGACGACGTGCCCGGCGGCGGGCCGCTGCGCGTGGGCGTGGCGCTGACCGACCTCTTCACCGGCGTGTACGCGAGCACCGCGATCCTCGCCGCCCTCGAAGTGCGCCATCGCACGGGCGAAGGCCAGCACATCGACATGGCGCTGCTCGACGTCGGCATGGCGATCCTCGCGAACCAGGCGAGCGCCTTCCTCAACACCGGCGTCGCGCCCCGGCGGCAGGGCAACACGCACCCGAGCCTCGCGCCCTACCAGGACTTCCACACGAAGGACGGTTCGATGCTGCTGGCCATCGGCAACAACGGCCAATTCGCGCGCTTCTGCGAGGCGGCGGGCCATCCCGAGTGGGCGGCCGATCCGCGCTTCGCGACCAACCCGCTGCGGGTGCGGCACCGCGAAGTGCTGATCCCGCAGATGGAGGAAATCACGCGCACCCGCACCACCGCCGACTGGATCGCGCTGCTCGAGGACAAGGCCGTGCCCTGCGGCCCGATCAACGACATCGGCCAGGCCTTCGACGACGAGCAGGTCAAGGCACGCGGCCTCGCCGTGACCTTGCCGCGCAACGCGGGCGACGGCATCGAGAGCATCACCGGCGTGGCGAGCCCCCTGCGGCTCCAGTCCACGCCGCCGGTGCTGCGCAACGCGCCGCCGGCGCTCGGGCAGCACACCGACGAAGTGCTGGCCGAGCTCGGCATCGACCCGCAACGGCGCGCCGCCTTGCGCGACGCGGGCGTGGTGTGA